One Acutalibacter muris DNA window includes the following coding sequences:
- a CDS encoding GNAT family N-acetyltransferase, translated as MNRHIIFDRARRYLAAELGCLPEELSGSGTLYVQNDRAGQPYLKLAAIGERVIVSASPELLPGARRLTEGRSRDEIFELPLVYGQTIHFVPDHVPDLPLPGGYDYRLLERDGVYELAGLEGFPNSLAFDEDGHTGTGIVFFAKSGDRIIALAGAGEEYEGLWEMGVDTDPAHRGEGLGAALVARLSRELMARGQAPFYSASVTNIGSQSVAHRAGLRPLWVDTYSNTLLEDYIYKDITIN; from the coding sequence ATGAACAGACATATTATATTTGACAGAGCCCGGCGCTATCTTGCGGCGGAGCTGGGGTGCCTCCCGGAGGAACTGTCCGGTTCCGGGACGCTCTACGTGCAAAATGACCGCGCCGGACAGCCCTATTTGAAGCTTGCGGCCATCGGGGAGCGGGTAATAGTCTCCGCGTCCCCGGAGCTGCTCCCCGGGGCGCGAAGGCTCACAGAGGGCCGCAGCCGGGACGAGATATTCGAGCTGCCCCTGGTTTACGGGCAGACCATACACTTTGTCCCGGACCATGTGCCTGATCTGCCACTGCCCGGTGGCTATGATTACCGCCTGCTGGAGAGGGACGGCGTGTATGAGCTTGCGGGGCTTGAGGGCTTTCCCAACTCCCTGGCCTTTGACGAAGACGGCCATACCGGCACGGGCATAGTGTTCTTTGCCAAAAGCGGGGACAGGATAATAGCCCTTGCCGGGGCCGGGGAGGAGTACGAGGGCCTGTGGGAGATGGGCGTGGACACGGACCCCGCCCACCGGGGAGAGGGCCTTGGGGCGGCGCTGGTGGCGCGGCTCTCGAGGGAGCTGATGGCCCGGGGGCAGGCGCCCTTCTACAGCGCGTCGGTGACGAATATAGGCTCCCAGTCGGTGGCCCACCGGGCGGGGCTTCGGCCCCTATGGGTGGATACCTACAGCAATACGCTTTTGGAAGACTA
- the recO gene encoding DNA repair protein RecO, with amino-acid sequence MAEKKQKTRGLILREMTLGESDRLVTVLTEDQGVIRAFARRAKNLSDGKNAATSLLCYSRLDLYRGRERYIINSAIPIETFFGLRSDIVALALAQYLCQFTEELVPEGPDSGEYLRLVLNTLHFLSEGSRPPELLKALIELRMLSMSGFMPDLVACAACGAYESERMFLRVTRGELYCEKCYLQKDTPALGLSPAALTAMRHIIYSPLEKAFAFALKGAPLRELSEAAEAYSISVLQRRLKTLDFYHSLLT; translated from the coding sequence GTGGCAGAGAAGAAGCAGAAGACCCGGGGGCTTATCCTTCGGGAGATGACCCTGGGGGAGAGCGACCGGCTGGTCACGGTCCTCACTGAGGACCAGGGCGTTATCAGGGCCTTTGCCCGCCGGGCCAAGAATCTCTCCGACGGCAAAAACGCCGCCACAAGCCTTTTGTGCTACTCCCGCCTGGACCTTTACCGGGGCCGGGAGCGGTACATAATAAACTCCGCCATACCCATAGAGACCTTTTTCGGTCTGCGCTCGGATATAGTGGCCCTGGCCCTTGCCCAGTACCTCTGCCAGTTTACAGAGGAGCTGGTGCCCGAGGGGCCGGACTCCGGGGAGTATCTGCGGCTGGTGCTAAACACCCTGCATTTCCTGTCGGAGGGCAGCCGTCCCCCGGAGCTTTTAAAGGCCCTTATAGAGCTCCGTATGCTTTCTATGTCCGGATTTATGCCGGACCTGGTGGCCTGCGCCGCCTGCGGGGCCTATGAGTCGGAGCGCATGTTCCTCCGGGTCACCAGGGGGGAACTCTACTGTGAAAAGTGCTACCTTCAGAAGGACACCCCCGCCCTGGGCCTGTCGCCCGCAGCCCTTACCGCTATGCGGCACATTATCTATTCGCCCCTGGAAAAGGCCTTTGCCTTCGCCCTTAAAGGCGCGCCCCTTCGGGAGCTCTCGGAGGCCGCCGAGGCCTATTCCATAAGCGTCCTGCAAAGGCGGCTTAAGACCCTGGATTTTTACCACAGCCTTTTAACTTAG
- a CDS encoding helix-turn-helix transcriptional regulator, producing the protein MKAARAAKGLTQQELADRVGVTRQTVVAIEKGDYNPTVRLCVDICRALGVTLNELFWPGEDER; encoded by the coding sequence ATGAAGGCCGCAAGGGCTGCCAAGGGGCTCACCCAGCAGGAGCTGGCCGACAGGGTGGGCGTGACAAGGCAGACCGTGGTGGCCATCGAAAAGGGGGACTACAACCCCACCGTCCGGCTGTGCGTGGACATCTGCCGCGCCCTGGGCGTGACCCTCAACGAGCTTTTCTGGCCCGGGGAGGACGAACGGTAA
- a CDS encoding Na/Pi cotransporter family protein yields the protein MDIFSVFTLLGGLAFFLYGMNVLSSALEKMVGGKLESVLRVMTSNRWKGLALGAVITIAIQSSSAMTVMLVGLVNSGIMELSQTIGVIMGSNIGTTLTAWILSAAGIEGDNIWLKMLKPESFSPLLALVGILLIMTCKQGRKRDAGHVLIGFSILMTGMSFMSQSVSPLADMPVFQDILVMFKNPLMGVLLGAVVTGVIQSSAASVGILQSLSMTGSITFGMAIPIIMGQNIGTCVTSLLSSVGANKNAKRVTAVHIYFNVLGTVICLLGFYALNSLFRFEFTDSPINAVGIALVHSLFNFITTALLLPFSKQLEGLAKLTVRDTNVRETLLDERLMLSPAFAISECRALAVKMAHTARDSMLSAIGLTKEYDDGIAREITEQEEQLDLYEDTLGTFLVKLSSKDLSQADSNEAAELLHAIGDFERIGDHAMNILRAAQEIDDKGLEFSEKAQEELGVITQAIIDILNLTVDSFEREDTRLAARVEPLEQVVDSLKLELKNRHVRRLQEGRCTIELGFVLTDLLTNYERVSDHCSNIAVTVIQVKDSALENHGYLNQLKSSGSPEFTREYEQSLQRYVLPVSGGQATE from the coding sequence ATGGATATTTTTTCGGTCTTCACCCTGCTGGGGGGCCTGGCCTTCTTCTTGTACGGCATGAACGTGCTGTCGTCGGCTCTGGAGAAGATGGTGGGCGGCAAGCTGGAGTCGGTGCTCAGGGTAATGACCTCAAACCGGTGGAAGGGTCTGGCTCTGGGGGCGGTGATAACCATCGCCATACAGTCCTCCTCCGCCATGACGGTAATGCTGGTGGGCCTTGTGAACTCCGGCATAATGGAGCTGTCCCAGACCATCGGGGTCATAATGGGCTCAAATATCGGCACCACGCTTACGGCCTGGATATTAAGCGCCGCGGGCATAGAGGGGGACAATATCTGGCTTAAAATGCTCAAGCCTGAGTCCTTTTCGCCCCTTCTGGCCCTTGTGGGCATACTGCTGATAATGACCTGCAAGCAGGGGCGCAAGCGGGACGCGGGCCATGTGCTCATCGGCTTTTCCATACTCATGACCGGCATGAGCTTTATGAGCCAGTCCGTCAGCCCCCTGGCGGATATGCCCGTATTCCAGGATATACTGGTCATGTTCAAAAACCCCCTTATGGGCGTGCTGCTGGGGGCCGTGGTCACCGGGGTCATACAGAGCTCGGCGGCCTCGGTGGGCATTTTGCAGTCCCTGAGTATGACCGGCAGCATCACCTTCGGCATGGCCATACCCATCATAATGGGCCAGAATATCGGCACCTGCGTTACCTCTCTGCTCTCAAGCGTCGGGGCCAACAAGAACGCCAAGCGTGTGACGGCGGTGCATATCTACTTCAACGTGCTGGGCACGGTGATATGCCTTCTGGGCTTCTACGCGCTGAACTCGCTGTTCCGGTTCGAGTTCACGGACTCGCCCATAAATGCCGTGGGCATTGCCCTTGTGCACAGCCTGTTCAACTTTATCACCACGGCCCTGCTGCTGCCCTTCTCAAAGCAGCTGGAGGGCCTGGCGAAGCTGACGGTCCGGGACACCAACGTCCGGGAGACCCTTCTGGACGAGCGGCTTATGCTCTCCCCGGCCTTCGCCATAAGCGAGTGCAGGGCTTTAGCTGTGAAGATGGCCCATACGGCCAGGGACTCCATGCTCAGCGCCATAGGGCTTACAAAGGAGTATGACGACGGCATAGCCCGGGAGATAACCGAACAGGAGGAGCAGCTGGACCTTTATGAGGATACCCTGGGCACGTTCCTGGTGAAGCTGAGCAGCAAGGATCTGTCCCAGGCGGACAGCAACGAGGCTGCGGAGCTTCTGCACGCCATAGGGGACTTCGAGCGCATAGGGGACCATGCCATGAACATTCTGCGGGCGGCACAGGAGATAGACGACAAGGGGCTGGAGTTTTCCGAGAAGGCCCAGGAGGAGCTGGGGGTCATAACCCAGGCCATTATAGATATATTGAACCTGACGGTGGACTCCTTCGAGCGGGAGGACACAAGGCTTGCCGCCCGGGTGGAGCCCCTGGAGCAGGTGGTGGACAGCCTTAAGCTGGAGCTTAAAAACAGGCACGTGCGGCGCTTGCAGGAGGGCCGGTGCACCATTGAGCTGGGCTTTGTGCTGACGGACCTTCTGACAAACTATGAGAGGGTTTCGGACCACTGCTCTAATATCGCGGTGACGGTGATACAGGTGAAGGACTCGGCGCTGGAGAACCATGGGTATCTGAACCAGCTGAAGAGCTCTGGCAGCCCGGAGTTTACCAGGGAGTATGAGCAGAGCCTGCAAAGGTACGTGCTGCCGGTAAGCGGCGGGCAGGCGACGGAATAG
- the ispF gene encoding 2-C-methyl-D-erythritol 2,4-cyclodiphosphate synthase has product MNESFAAVLAAGGASSRMGTGRSKVLLELSGEPVLLKSLRALLECGYIEEVCIVCREEDMEEISRLALRLNAGSGKEICFAPAGRDRQESVYNGVQALTEDCGYLVFHDAARPFISPELIAAVCKDALSFGAATAAVPSKDTCKLSDGGGFVDSTPPRDRLMAVQTPQAFKKELYLYALEKARVKGLSYTDDCQLIEAAGGRVKLTPGDYKNFKLTTPEDLILARALAGDRREAMRIGSGYDVHRLVPDRRLILGGVEVPYELGLLGHSDADVLAHAISDAILGAAALGDIGKLFPDSDPEYEGADSLKLLEKVCARVRQAGFDIGNLDSTVIAQRPKLAPYIDRMRENLAAACGVDVSRVSVKATTEEGLGFTGSGEGIAASAVCLLEALLK; this is encoded by the coding sequence ATGAACGAGAGCTTTGCCGCGGTGCTGGCGGCGGGGGGTGCCTCCTCCCGCATGGGAACGGGCCGCTCCAAGGTCCTTCTGGAACTTTCCGGCGAGCCGGTGCTTTTGAAAAGCCTGCGCGCCCTTTTGGAATGCGGCTATATCGAAGAAGTATGCATAGTCTGCCGGGAGGAGGACATGGAGGAGATATCCCGGCTGGCCCTCAGGCTAAACGCCGGCTCGGGCAAGGAGATATGCTTCGCCCCGGCGGGCAGGGACCGCCAGGAGTCGGTGTATAACGGCGTGCAGGCCCTTACGGAGGACTGCGGCTACCTTGTATTCCACGACGCGGCCCGGCCCTTTATAAGCCCGGAGCTGATAGCCGCCGTGTGCAAAGACGCACTGAGCTTCGGCGCGGCCACAGCTGCGGTGCCCTCAAAGGACACCTGCAAGCTCTCCGACGGCGGCGGCTTCGTGGACAGCACCCCGCCCCGGGACCGGCTCATGGCCGTGCAGACCCCCCAAGCCTTTAAAAAGGAGCTCTATCTGTATGCTCTCGAAAAGGCGCGGGTAAAGGGCCTGAGCTATACAGACGACTGCCAGCTCATAGAGGCGGCGGGGGGCCGGGTAAAGCTCACCCCCGGGGACTACAAAAATTTCAAGCTCACCACGCCCGAGGACCTTATACTGGCCCGGGCTCTGGCGGGAGACAGGAGAGAAGCTATGCGCATTGGAAGCGGCTATGACGTGCACAGGCTCGTGCCGGACAGGAGGTTGATACTCGGCGGCGTGGAGGTGCCCTATGAGCTGGGGCTTTTGGGCCACTCGGACGCGGACGTGCTGGCCCACGCCATCTCGGACGCGATACTGGGGGCGGCGGCCCTGGGGGACATCGGAAAGCTGTTCCCGGACAGCGACCCGGAGTATGAGGGGGCGGACAGCCTTAAGCTGCTGGAAAAGGTATGCGCCCGGGTCCGGCAGGCGGGTTTTGATATTGGGAACCTCGACAGCACCGTGATAGCCCAGCGGCCGAAGCTTGCGCCCTATATTGACCGTATGCGGGAGAACCTCGCCGCCGCCTGTGGGGTTGATGTAAGCCGGGTCAGCGTAAAGGCCACGACGGAGGAGGGCCTGGGCTTCACCGGCAGCGGAGAGGGGATAGCGGCCAGCGCGGTGTGCCTGCTGGAGGCCTTACTTAAATAA
- a CDS encoding alpha-L-fucosidase — protein MYQFNRKEYEERMKWYQEARFGMFLHWGIYALPARGEWVRSPEEMPEEEYLQYFEEFDPVDYDPRQWAKAAKEAGMKYAVLTAKHHDGFCLFDSALTDFKSTNTKCGRDLVREYLDAFRAEGLKVGLYYSLLDWHHPDYPHYGDQHHPMRNNPKESNEGRDFNKYLEYLHGQVRELCTNYGRLDVLWFDFSYGEGERCMRGETWRAHELVTMVRGLQPGIIIDNRLEVSGEGFGSMYEGDPKPWHGDFVSPEQIIPPGGLLDKNGNDLIWEACVTMNNNWGYCALDNNFKPAGMLIKKLVECVSKGGNLLLNVGPDAKGNIPDQSLEILAGIGRWMKKNGESIYGCGKAGMEKPEVGRITRRGNTLYYHLFENTIGAMPLQGLSKEQVKSVRWVHSGAEIKIAKGWVYDNYPDIVFADLGPDPVLPDPVDTVIRVELK, from the coding sequence ATGTATCAATTCAACCGCAAAGAGTACGAAGAAAGAATGAAGTGGTATCAGGAGGCCCGCTTCGGTATGTTCCTCCACTGGGGCATCTACGCCCTCCCCGCCCGGGGCGAATGGGTCAGGAGCCCCGAGGAAATGCCCGAGGAGGAGTACCTGCAGTATTTCGAGGAGTTTGACCCCGTGGACTACGACCCCAGGCAGTGGGCGAAGGCGGCCAAGGAGGCCGGCATGAAGTACGCCGTGCTCACCGCCAAGCATCACGATGGCTTCTGCCTTTTCGACAGCGCCCTGACGGACTTCAAGTCCACCAACACCAAATGCGGCCGGGACCTGGTGCGGGAGTACCTGGACGCTTTCAGGGCCGAGGGGCTGAAGGTGGGGCTGTACTACTCCCTGCTGGACTGGCACCACCCGGACTATCCCCACTACGGAGACCAGCACCACCCCATGAGAAATAACCCCAAGGAGAGCAACGAGGGCCGGGACTTTAATAAGTACCTTGAGTACCTGCACGGCCAGGTGCGGGAGCTGTGCACCAACTATGGCAGGCTGGACGTGCTGTGGTTCGACTTCTCCTATGGCGAAGGCGAGAGATGTATGCGCGGCGAGACCTGGAGGGCCCACGAGCTGGTGACCATGGTGCGCGGGCTTCAGCCCGGCATAATCATCGACAACCGCCTGGAGGTCAGCGGCGAGGGCTTCGGCTCCATGTACGAGGGGGACCCAAAGCCCTGGCACGGGGACTTTGTAAGCCCCGAGCAGATAATCCCGCCGGGCGGCCTGCTGGACAAGAACGGCAACGACCTCATCTGGGAGGCCTGCGTCACCATGAACAACAACTGGGGCTACTGCGCCCTTGACAATAACTTCAAGCCCGCCGGTATGCTCATAAAGAAGCTGGTGGAGTGCGTCTCAAAGGGCGGCAACCTGCTTCTGAACGTGGGGCCGGACGCAAAGGGCAACATCCCCGACCAGTCCCTGGAGATACTGGCCGGTATCGGCAGGTGGATGAAAAAGAACGGCGAGAGCATCTATGGGTGCGGCAAGGCCGGCATGGAGAAGCCGGAGGTGGGCAGGATAACACGGCGGGGCAATACCCTCTACTACCACCTGTTCGAGAACACCATCGGGGCCATGCCCTTGCAGGGGCTCTCCAAAGAGCAGGTGAAATCCGTGCGCTGGGTCCACTCCGGGGCGGAGATAAAGATAGCGAAGGGCTGGGTATATGACAACTACCCGGACATAGTCTTCGCGGACCTGGGCCCGGACCCGGTGCTGCCGGACCCGGTGGATACCGTCATAAGGGTGGAGCTTAAATAA
- a CDS encoding transglutaminase-like domain-containing protein, with the protein MTENYYRHIISVLPKYDLEDYPPELFMRFAEHGALLRRDWPWCRELSEEMFLSWVLCPRVNNEELSDCRELFYKELAPRVKDLSLTEAILEANRWCAENVTYRSTDIRTASALSVYESGCGRCGEESMFAVNALRSIGVAARQVYAPWWSHCDDNHAWVEAYDGNSWRFLGACEPEPRPDLGWFLPAAGRAMLCHAKCFVGDNEDWERLLPGEDLREVDLREGVAYISVTQRYAKVRPFTVHITDAAGNSLTGAIVEYYVLNEGLLRKIAERTTDSGGKAVMSLGLGSLWVTARQGNMSAEFLVNTAETGTVELSLPQRDSVPASFDFLPPEGSSVKPLALSEPERLKRQKALNRAKELYDSHHPGGGSVPKKPRLWPWERFPAGEVPELWQDGSAHDTSGPVGKLTLCRGQGKGAVGLMRWKEGWWAVTMPPGTEAELPAGKYRLITSVRLPSGAQLGRLTDFTLAPDEPTELAVSFRKASPNDLLQKLPLPDPGFSFRGPALLCWIDPGAEPTEHLLNELKAFGEFPCPIHFICRQPKAAFGPGITPHPWEEYAAETMARRLFQEPGHLPLAVLADKEGCARFVSAGYNVGLIELAAELCGLIK; encoded by the coding sequence ATGACGGAAAACTACTACAGACACATCATAAGCGTCCTGCCAAAATACGACCTGGAGGACTATCCCCCGGAGCTCTTCATGCGTTTTGCGGAGCACGGGGCCCTGCTCAGAAGGGACTGGCCCTGGTGCCGGGAGCTTTCAGAGGAGATGTTCCTCTCCTGGGTGCTCTGCCCCCGGGTGAACAACGAGGAGCTCTCCGACTGCCGGGAGCTGTTCTATAAGGAGCTGGCCCCAAGGGTAAAGGATTTAAGCCTGACAGAAGCGATACTCGAAGCAAACCGCTGGTGCGCCGAAAACGTTACCTACCGCTCCACGGACATACGCACGGCCTCGGCCCTGTCGGTATACGAGAGCGGCTGCGGCCGCTGCGGCGAGGAATCCATGTTCGCGGTAAACGCCCTGAGGAGCATCGGCGTCGCTGCCCGGCAGGTGTACGCCCCCTGGTGGTCTCACTGTGACGACAACCACGCCTGGGTGGAGGCCTACGACGGCAATAGCTGGCGCTTTCTGGGAGCCTGCGAGCCCGAGCCCCGGCCGGACCTGGGCTGGTTTCTCCCGGCGGCGGGCCGGGCCATGCTCTGCCACGCCAAGTGCTTTGTGGGCGATAACGAGGACTGGGAGCGGCTGCTGCCCGGGGAGGACCTGCGGGAGGTGGACCTGCGGGAGGGCGTGGCGTACATCAGCGTCACCCAAAGATATGCAAAGGTAAGGCCCTTTACGGTTCACATAACCGACGCAGCGGGCAACAGCCTGACAGGGGCTATCGTTGAGTATTACGTACTTAACGAGGGCCTTTTGAGGAAGATAGCCGAGCGCACTACTGACAGCGGGGGGAAAGCCGTTATGAGCCTTGGCCTTGGCAGCCTTTGGGTAACTGCCCGGCAGGGGAATATGTCCGCCGAGTTCCTTGTAAACACGGCGGAGACCGGCACCGTGGAGCTCTCTCTGCCCCAGAGGGACTCTGTTCCCGCCAGCTTCGACTTCCTCCCCCCCGAAGGCAGCAGTGTAAAGCCCCTTGCCTTATCAGAACCCGAAAGGCTCAAGCGGCAGAAGGCCCTAAACCGCGCGAAGGAGCTCTACGACAGCCACCACCCCGGCGGCGGCTCTGTGCCAAAGAAGCCCAGGCTATGGCCCTGGGAGCGTTTCCCGGCCGGGGAAGTGCCCGAGCTCTGGCAGGACGGCTCTGCCCACGATACAAGCGGCCCGGTGGGAAAGCTCACCCTGTGCCGTGGCCAGGGCAAGGGCGCGGTGGGGCTCATGCGCTGGAAGGAGGGCTGGTGGGCCGTCACAATGCCCCCCGGCACTGAAGCCGAACTGCCTGCGGGAAAATACCGGCTCATCACCTCCGTCCGCCTGCCAAGCGGAGCCCAGCTGGGAAGGCTTACGGATTTCACCCTGGCCCCTGACGAGCCCACAGAGCTGGCCGTGAGTTTCCGCAAGGCCAGTCCCAACGACCTGCTGCAAAAGCTCCCCCTGCCCGACCCGGGCTTCAGCTTCCGGGGCCCCGCGCTCCTGTGCTGGATAGACCCGGGGGCCGAGCCCACAGAGCACCTTTTAAACGAGCTGAAAGCTTTTGGAGAATTTCCCTGTCCTATACACTTTATCTGCCGCCAGCCAAAGGCGGCTTTCGGCCCCGGCATAACCCCCCACCCCTGGGAGGAATACGCCGCCGAGACCATGGCCCGGCGGCTGTTCCAGGAGCCGGGCCATCTGCCCCTGGCCGTGCTGGCTGATAAGGAGGGCTGTGCCCGCTTCGTCAGCGCTGGGTACAACGTGGGCCTTATTGAACTTGCCGCGGAGCTGTGCGGCCTTATCAAATAA
- a CDS encoding nitroreductase family protein encodes MQNDTLNVLKTRRSVRKYKPDQVDPETLDAILEAGTYAPSGMGKQPSVIVAVQSPEDRKAVMELNKKARGGSGDPYYGAPTIVLVLADSNITGTFVEDGSCVLNTMMAAAHSLGVSSCWIHGEHLMFDLPEGKALLKKWGLPEDLRGVGSLALGYAEGQPPQPKPRKEGYIKIV; translated from the coding sequence ATGCAGAACGATACCCTGAACGTACTTAAGACCCGCCGGAGCGTCCGAAAATACAAGCCGGACCAGGTGGACCCCGAAACCCTTGACGCCATTTTAGAGGCCGGCACCTACGCCCCCAGCGGCATGGGCAAGCAGCCCTCGGTAATAGTGGCCGTGCAGAGCCCCGAGGACCGCAAGGCCGTCATGGAACTCAACAAAAAGGCCCGGGGCGGCAGCGGCGACCCCTACTACGGCGCGCCCACCATCGTGCTGGTGCTGGCGGACAGCAATATCACCGGCACCTTTGTGGAGGACGGCTCCTGCGTGCTCAACACCATGATGGCGGCGGCCCACTCCCTGGGGGTCAGCTCCTGCTGGATACACGGCGAGCACCTGATGTTCGACCTGCCCGAGGGCAAGGCCCTGCTGAAAAAATGGGGCCTTCCCGAGGACCTGCGGGGCGTGGGCTCCCTGGCCCTGGGCTACGCGGAGGGCCAGCCTCCCCAGCCGAAGCCCCGAAAAGAGGGCTATATAAAAATTGTATAA
- a CDS encoding ABC transporter substrate-binding protein, producing the protein MKKSRRLQAGLLGAALAALLTLGGCGQTEPVAADEPLLPKNDGRPAKLTVAIESPEDIALINTNGALERVMKEIIAKYQADFPDTEIELVYDARGEKIAAGGGNAPDIELFTGQDPYYKHKEQLPRNTDWLLDLTPYEEAWTDEGTVSNPASLIMRFMGGDNIYALPFSYDQIMLYYRWDWFHEYNLDYNEEEKASVNVWNRFLVAGEKLGDKGRLAIDKTVKPYLFDALLWSWVGQRRVADPAFGYYQPDGSTIFTLESAQNAAETYEQVLKLDMGAEDPIGAFIDGEAGMYLGTGMDMVRLSKEMPGKVNEDWYAVGLPKGIGGKTAPLLGWSAWGVNKDSPEPEKAVHFLWYMTNADNNTHMYMELKDYGVKPLYREIEAYEPSLLEGGWYGETDLLNTPSYRYASAPVVFEESTGVNNPVFSSLLSGLESGDVTAGEMLVGLDKEYARLLEEYTAGGGKLPWQTDNTEGNP; encoded by the coding sequence ATGAAAAAAAGCCGGAGACTACAAGCGGGACTGCTGGGCGCGGCCCTGGCGGCGCTCCTGACCCTTGGGGGCTGCGGCCAGACGGAGCCCGTGGCGGCGGACGAGCCCCTGCTGCCAAAGAACGACGGTCGGCCCGCAAAGCTGACTGTAGCAATAGAGTCGCCCGAGGACATAGCCCTTATCAACACAAATGGGGCATTGGAGCGGGTGATGAAGGAGATAATCGCAAAATATCAGGCCGACTTCCCCGACACCGAGATAGAGCTCGTATACGACGCCCGGGGCGAGAAAATAGCCGCCGGGGGCGGGAACGCGCCGGATATCGAGCTGTTCACAGGCCAGGACCCCTATTATAAGCACAAGGAGCAGCTCCCCCGGAACACGGACTGGCTCCTGGACCTGACCCCCTACGAGGAGGCCTGGACCGACGAGGGCACCGTGTCGAACCCCGCAAGCCTTATAATGCGCTTTATGGGCGGGGACAATATCTACGCCCTCCCCTTTAGCTACGACCAGATAATGCTCTACTACCGCTGGGACTGGTTCCACGAGTACAATCTGGACTACAACGAGGAGGAGAAAGCGTCGGTAAACGTTTGGAACCGTTTTCTCGTGGCCGGGGAGAAGCTTGGTGACAAAGGGCGGCTGGCCATAGACAAGACCGTAAAGCCCTATCTCTTCGACGCCCTGCTCTGGAGCTGGGTGGGCCAGCGGCGCGTTGCCGACCCGGCCTTCGGGTACTACCAGCCCGATGGCAGCACCATCTTCACCCTGGAATCCGCCCAAAACGCCGCGGAGACCTACGAGCAGGTGCTGAAGCTGGATATGGGGGCGGAGGACCCCATAGGGGCCTTTATAGACGGCGAAGCCGGGATGTACCTGGGCACAGGCATGGATATGGTAAGGCTCAGCAAGGAGATGCCCGGAAAGGTGAACGAGGACTGGTACGCCGTGGGCCTGCCAAAGGGTATCGGCGGCAAGACAGCCCCCCTGCTGGGCTGGTCGGCCTGGGGGGTGAACAAGGACAGCCCGGAGCCGGAAAAGGCCGTGCATTTCCTCTGGTATATGACAAACGCGGATAATAACACCCATATGTATATGGAGCTCAAGGACTATGGCGTAAAGCCCCTCTACCGGGAGATAGAGGCCTATGAGCCCTCCCTGCTGGAGGGCGGCTGGTACGGCGAAACCGACCTTTTGAACACCCCCAGCTACCGTTACGCCAGCGCCCCGGTGGTCTTTGAGGAAAGCACCGGCGTAAATAACCCGGTCTTCTCCTCCCTTCTCAGCGGCCTTGAGAGCGGGGACGTCACAGCCGGAGAAATGCTGGTGGGGCTTGACAAGGAGTACGCAAGGCTTCTTGAGGAATACACCGCCGGGGGCGGCAAGCTGCCCTGGCAGACAGATAATACGGAGGGAAACCCATGA
- the thyX gene encoding FAD-dependent thymidylate synthase gives MNVKLLAYTPDPERTVACAAKLCYAAADIDTVMEGLTEEKTSSFINMLSELGHESPVEHASFTFGIEGVSRSLLAQLTRHRLASYSVQSQRYVKESAFEFVLPPEIEAMPETKREFLLAMEEDQRHYERLAELLQRKHETEFLAQGLSEKEAKRKAEKKAIEDARFVLPNACATKLICTMNARSLMNFFTHRCCNRAQWEIRALADEMLRQVKAVAPDLFKKAGPPCLRGSCPEGKMSCGKANEVRERFGKMGAGK, from the coding sequence ATGAACGTAAAGCTTTTAGCTTATACGCCCGACCCCGAGCGCACCGTGGCCTGCGCCGCCAAGCTCTGCTACGCCGCCGCGGACATAGACACGGTGATGGAGGGCCTTACAGAGGAAAAGACCAGTTCCTTTATCAATATGCTCTCCGAACTGGGCCACGAGAGCCCCGTCGAGCACGCCAGCTTCACCTTCGGCATAGAGGGGGTGTCCCGGTCCCTGCTGGCACAGCTGACGCGCCACCGGCTGGCCTCCTACAGCGTCCAGAGCCAGCGGTATGTAAAGGAGTCCGCCTTTGAGTTTGTCCTGCCCCCGGAGATAGAAGCCATGCCCGAGACAAAGCGGGAGTTTTTATTAGCCATGGAGGAGGACCAGCGGCACTACGAGCGGCTGGCGGAGCTCTTGCAGCGAAAGCACGAAACCGAATTTTTAGCCCAGGGCCTGAGTGAAAAGGAAGCAAAGCGGAAAGCCGAGAAGAAGGCCATCGAGGACGCCCGCTTCGTCCTGCCCAACGCCTGCGCCACAAAGCTTATCTGCACCATGAACGCCCGGTCGCTCATGAACTTCTTCACCCACCGCTGCTGCAACAGGGCCCAGTGGGAGATACGGGCCCTTGCCGACGAAATGCTGCGACAGGTGAAGGCCGTGGCTCCGGACCTGTTCAAAAAGGCCGGCCCCCCCTGCCTAAGGGGCTCCTGCCCCGAGGGGAAAATGAGCTGCGGCAAAGCCAATGAAGTCCGGGAGCGTTTTGGCAAGATGGGGGCCGGAAAATGA